Genomic DNA from Streptomyces sp. AM 2-1-1:
ACGCCTTCACCCTCACCGTCGAGCCCCTCGCCGACGGCGACAAGAACGGCTGCGGCACCACCTACGACGGCCTCGCCGCCGACGTCACTCCCGGCGAGCGCATCCTCGTCGACGACGGCCGCGTCGCCCTCCAGGTGACCGCGGTCGACGGCCCCCGCGTCCGCACCACCGTCCTCGAAGGCGGCGTGGTCTCCGACAACAAGGGCCTCAACCTCCCCGGCGTCGCCGTCTCCGTCCCCGCCCTCTCCGAGAAGGACATCGACGACCTGCGCTGGGCCCTGCGCATCGGCGCCGACATCGTCGCCCTCTCCTTCGTGCGCAGCGGCAAGGACATCGTCGACGTCCACCGCGTGATGACCGAGGAGGGCCGCCGCGTCCCCGTCGTCGCCAAGGTCGAGAAGCCCCAGGCCGTCGAGAACATCGACTCCATCGTGGCCGCCTTCGACGGCATCATGGTCGCCCGCGGTGACCTCGGCGTCGAAATGCCCCTGGAACAGGTCCCGATCGTCCAGAAGCGCGCCGTCGAACTGGCCCGGCGCAACGCCAAGCCCGTCATCGTCGCCACCCAGATGCTCGAGTCGATGATCGACAACTCCCGGCCCACCCGCGCCGAGGCCTCCGACGTCGCCAACGCCATCATCGACGGCACCGACGCGGTGATGCTCTCCGGCGAGACCAGTGTCGGCAAGCACCCCGTCGAGACGGTGCGCACCATGTCCCGCATCGTCGAAGCCGCCGAGGAGGACCTCCTCGGCCACGGCCTCCCGCCGCTCACCGACCGCAGCAAGCCCCGCACCCAGGGCGGCGCGGTCGCCCGCGCGGCCGCCGAGATGGGCGACTTCCTCGGCGCCAAGTTCCTCGTGGCGTTCACCCAGAGCGGCGACACCGCGAAGCGGCTCTCCCGCTACCGCTCGCCCATCCCGCTCCTGGCCTTCACCCCCGACGCCGCCACCCGCGCCCAGCTCAACCTCACCTGGGGCGTGGAGAGTTTCCTCGGCCCGCACGTCGAGTCCACCGACGCGATGGTCGCCCAGGTGGACGAGGAACTCCTGCGGATCGGCCGCTGCGAGAAGGGCGACGTCATCGTCATCACGGCCGGCTCCCCGCCGGGCGTGACGGGCTCCACCAACCTGGTCCGCGTGCACCACGTCGGCGAGGACGACAGCCCGAAGTAGTACGGCGCACGGTCCGCCGGCGCCCCGGGCCGTCAGTGTTTCGGCCCGACGTGCGCGTCCATCAGCGCGACGGACGCCCGTCGGGCGACGGAGACGTTGTACCGCCGCCCCGCCCGGTCGCAGTGCTTCCACTCCACGCCGAGCGCGTCCAGCGTGTCCGTGTAGAGGCGCCGGATGTCGTCCGAGACGTTGGTGAACCAGTAACGCGGGTACTCGTACCGCTTCCGCACCCCGCCCACGGTCCGCACCGTCCAGTTCGTGGCCCGGCAGCCGTCCGAGTGGACCAGCCCGCGCACGAACTCCCACGGGTGCGCGTCGACGATCTCGCGCTGCCAGCGGGCGAGGACGATGGGGCGCTCGTGCTTCTTGCCGGGGCCGTGCTGGGGGAAGAGGCAGGGCAGGTGCTTCGAGTAGACCTTGACGTTGTGGCAGCCGACCTTCCGGATCCGACAGGTTTTGTTCTCCGGGAAGACCTTGTGCATCGCCGCCTCGGCAGCGTCCTGCAGGCCGGGCCAGGCATCGTCAAGGGTGATGATGAGGCTGGTGACGCGGTGGGCGGGCGCTTGGCTGATATGCCCGTCGCCCAGGTACAGGCCCAGCAGGTAGGCGTACGCGCGCGCATCGAGAGGCGTCCCGTCGCACCGGTGGCATTTCGGATTGTGCCGCCCAGGGCACTCGTCCCGTTTGGCGCGGTCCATGTGTTTCCAATAGCTGATGGTGCCCGCAGGTACGTTCAGCTTTCTCGCCACATCGGCGTTCCTAGCGCCGTCCCGGAGAAGGCTGAGCGCGGTACGCCGGACTTCCGAACGCTGGATGTTCATTCCACTACGATCAGTTACCGCAGCTGCATGTGTCGAAAAATCGCGGATGTTCACGAGAAGGTGAGCATCCGCTTGTCAGACTGTGTGCCGAGTGCGGGATTCGAACCCGCAAGCCCTTTCGGGCAGATGTGTTTGAGACATCCGTGTATACCCTTCCACCAACCCGGCCTGGGGCACTGGGAGGAGTGTACCGGGTGACCGGTCGCTCGCGCTGCTAGGTAGGCTCTTGGGAGCAGTACCCCTGTCCTTACCGAGGAGCACCCGTGACCACGCCCGAGTCGCCCGAGCCCGCAGACGCCGTCGACGACGACAAGTCGCACGTTCCGCCGCTGACGACCCGCGTCGTCATCGCCGAGGACGAAGCGCTCATCCGTCTGGATCTCAAAGAGATGCTGGAGGAAGAGGGGTACGCGGTCGTCGGTGAGGCCGGAGACGGCCAGCAGGCCATCGAGCTGGCCCGGGAGCACCGGCCCGACCTGGTCATCCTGGACGTCAAGATGCCGGTGCTCGACGGGATCTCCGCCGCCGAGAAGATCTCCGAGGAGTCCATCGCGCCGGTCCTCATGCTCACCGCGTTCTCGCAGCGCGACCTCGTGGAGCGGGCCCGCGACGCCGGGGCGATGGCGTACCTCGTGAAGCCGTTCAGCAAGAGCGACGTCGTGCCCGCGATCGAGATGGCGGTCTCCCGCTTCGCCGAGCTGCGTGCGCTGGAGAACGAGGTCGCCGACCTGGCCCAGCGGCTGGAGACCCGCAAGCTGGTGGACCGGGCGAAGAGCATCCTGCAGACCGACTACGGCCTCTCCGAGCCGGCCGCCTTCCGCTGGATCCAGAAGACCTCGATGGACCGGCGGCTCTCGATGCAGCAGCTGGCCGAAGCGCTGATCGCGGACGCCGAGGAGAAGAAGAAGGCGGCCGAGTAGCGGCCTCGGCTTTTCCTTCCGTACGCCGCAGGGCCCGCACCCCGATCGTCCACGGGTGCGGGCCCTGCGGCGCACGTGCGCGGGGTCAGTCCTCGCCGAGGTAGGCCTTGCGGACGGACTCGTCGTGCAGGAGGTCCGCCCCGGTGCCGGAGAGGACGATCTTGCCGATCTCCATGACGTGGCCGTGATCCGCGAGGGAGAGCGCCGCCTGGGCGTTCTGCTCGACGAGGAGGATCGTCGTGCCGGATGCCCGGAGCTCGACGATGGTCTCCATGATCTTCTGCATCATGATCGGGGAGAGCCCCATGGAGGGCTCGTCGAGCATGAGCAGCTTGGGCCGTGACATCAGGGCGCGTCCCATGGCGAGCATCTGCTGCTCACCGCCCGAGAGGGTTCCGGCGGACTGCTTGCGGCGTTCCCCGAGGATGGGGAAGAGGTCGTAGGCGCGCTGGACGTCCTGGGCGATGCCCTCCTTGTCGCTGCGCAGGTAGGCGCCGAGCAGGAGGTTCTCGGCGATCGTCAGCCGGGGGAAGATGTGGCGTCCCTCGGGGGAGTGGGCGAGGCCCAACGCGACGATCTTGTGGGCGGGGACGTCGGCGAGGGGCTTGCCGTCGAAGAGGATGCGGCCCCCGGCCGGCTTGAGGAGCCCGGAGAGGGTGCGCAGGGTCGTGGTCTTCCCGGCGCCGTTGGTGCCGATGAGGGTGACGACCTGGCCGGCTTCGACGCTGAACGAGATGCCCTTGACGGCCTCGATCTTGCCGTAGGCGACGCGGAGGTCCTCGACTTCCAGGAGCGCGGTCATGAGGTTTCCTCCTCGGCGGTGGTGCCGGTCGTGCTCTCCGCGGGGGTGGCCCCCCTGGTCACCGTGGACGCCGAGTGGCCGGCCTCGGCGGCTTCGACCTCGGCGACCTCGTCGGCGCCCGGGGCTCCTTCGAAGGGGGTGCCGAGGTAGGCGGCGATGACGCGTTCGTCGCTCTGGACCGTGCTGGGTACGCCCTCGACGAGTTTCTCGCCCTGGACGAGGCAGGCGACGCGGTCGCAGAGGTTGAAGATGAAGCGCATGTCGTGCTCGATGACGAGCACGGCGATGCCCTGGTCGCGGATGGCGAAGATGAGCTCTTCGGTGACGCGGGTTTCCTGCGGGTTCATGCCGGCGGTGGGCTCGTCGAGGAGGAGGAGTCCGGGGTCGCTGGCGAGGGCGCGCGCGATTTCCAGCTTGCGCTGCTCTCCGTAGGGGAGGTTGCGCGCGAGGTGGTCGGCCTTGTGCGCGAGGCCGATGAACTCGAGCAGCTCCATGGAGCGTTCGCGGCTGGCCTTCTCGGCGCGGCTGTGGCTGGGCAGCCGCAGCAGGGCGGACCAGAGTCCGTCGTCGGTGCGGGTGTGGCGGCCGACGAGGACGTTCTCCAGGACGGTCATGTTGGCGAAGAGCCGGATGTTCTGGAAGGTGCGGGCGATGCCTGCCTGGGTGACGAGGTGGGGCTTGGGCGGCAGGACGGTGCCCTTGTAGCTGACCTTGCCCTCGGTGGGGACGTAGAGGCCGGTGAGGCAGTTGAAGAAGGTGGTCTTGCCGGCGCCGTTGGGGCCGATGAGGCCGACGATCTCGCCGCTGTCGACGGTGAGGGAGACGTCGCGTACGGCGGTGAGTCCGCCGAAGCGCATGGTGACGCCGGTGGCGTCGAGGACGGTGCCGGCGGCCGGGGCGGCCGCGGGGGTGTCGGTGGTGTTCGTGGTGGTGGTCATGGTGTCACGCCCCCGCCTTGGTGATACCGGCGCCGGTGTCCTCGGGCTGCCGTGGTTCGGGTACGTCGGGCTGGTTGGTCGTGTTGTCGGCGTCGGCCTCGTGGAATTCGAGTTGCTTGCGGCGGTCGGCGACGAGGCCTTCGGGGCGGAAGCGCATCAGCAGGATGAGAGCGATGCCGAAGAGGAGCAGCTGGTAGTCCTGCATGAACTGGAGCTTGGCCGGGATGAGGTAGAGGAGTGCGGCGCCGACGAAGGGGCCGCTGAGGGTGCCCATGCCGCCGAGGATGACGGCGGCGAGCAGGAAGGCGGAGTTCGGGGGTACAGAGCCGGCGAACTGGTACTGCTCGGGCGTCACGGTGTAGTTGACGTGGGCCTGGACGGTACCGGCGAGGCCGGCGAGGGTCGCGCCGAGGGCGAAGGCGAGGAGCTTGAGCCGGAAGGCGTTGATGCCCATGGCGGTGGCGGCGGTCTCGTCCTCGCGGATGGCGACCCAGGCGCGGCCGATGCGGGAGTCGCCGGAGCGGCGGAAGACGAGGATGACGACGGCGGTGACGAGGAGCATCAGCAGGTAGTAGTTGGCGGGCCTGCTGAGGCTGAAGGGGCCGACGTCGTGGCTGGTCCCGAACTCGAATCCGAAGAGGTTGAGGTCGGGGATGGAGGGGATGCCCTGGGAGCCGTTGGTGAGGTCGGGTCCGCTGTTGCCGTTGAGGTTGTTGACGGTGACGCGGAAGATCTCGCCGAAGCCGAGGGTGACGATGGCGAGGTAGTCGCCGCGCAGCCGCAGGGTCGGGGCGCCGATGAGGACGCCGAAGACCAGGGAGACGACGGCTCCGGTGAGGACGGCTGCCCAGAAGGGGAAGTGGACGCCGATCGCGGAGGCGGAGGCCCCGGAGACGAGGGCGGATGTGTAGGCGCCGACGCCGAGGAACGCGACGTAGCCGAGGTCGAGGAGGCCGGCCAGGCCGACGACGACGTTGAGGCCGAGGGCGACGGTCGCGAAGATGAGGATGTTCGTGCCGATGAGCGCGTACTCGCCGGTGTTCTGCGTGAACGGGAAGCAGAAGGCCGCGACGAGGGCGGCGGTGAGGGTGACGTTGCGGTGCTTGGACGTCAGGGCGCTGAGGCGGGCGACGAGGCCGGCGCGGTGCAGGGCGGTGAAGCCGAGGCCGGCGGTGAGGAGGAACCCGATGAAGAGCTCGGTGTACTCCGTGTCGATGCCGTACGAGAAGACGTAGAGCGCGACGCCGAAGGCGGCGGCGATGACGAGGATCTCGGCCCAGGAGGGGAGTTCGCGGGCGCGGCCCGGTGCGGGTGCGGTGAGGCTGTTCGCGAACACGGAGCCGCCGCCGGGGTGCGCGTCGCCGGTGGCCTGGTCCGCGGGGAGGCCGAAGGAGGCGACCGCCGCGACGAGGGAGCCGGCGAGGCTGACCCAGGCGCCGGGTTCGAGGTTGACGACGCCGCCGAGTTCGGTGGTGATGGCGCCGACCGCGTATCCGGTGGTGGCCAGGATGCCGAGCGCGGCGAAGCGCACGGAGCTGTTGGTGCCGCCGGGGGTGAGCCAGCCGAGTCCTCGGATCCCGTATCCGGAGAGGACGAGGAGGAGGGTGAGGACGGAGCCGACGAGGGTGAGGATCTGCAGGCCGCCGGGGTAGCCGGTGACGGTGAGGTCGCCGGGGAACTCGTCGGTCCAGGTCCAGGCGAGGAAGGTGCCCACGAGGGTGACGGCCGCGCCGGCGGTGGTGAGGGCGCGTGCGGCGGCGGGGGGCAGCGGGAGGGGCGCGCGGGTGGTGTGCGTGGTCATCCGTATCACGCCCGATCCGCGACGCGTTCGCCGAGCAGGCCTTGTGGCCGCAGCAGCAGGACGACGATGAGGAGGACGAAGGCCCACACGTCCTTCCAGGCGCCGCCGCCGAAGAGGTCCATGCCGGGGACGTCGCTCATGTAGCCGGTGGCGAGGGCTTCGGCGAGGCCGAGGACGACGCCGCCGAGCATGGCGCCGTAGATGTTGCCGATGCCGCCGAGTACCGCTGCGGTGAAGGCCTTGAGGCCCATGATGAAGCCCATTTTGAAGCCGATCTGGCCGTTCTTGAGCCCGTAGGCGACGGCGGCGACGGCGGCGAACGCGGCACCGATGGCGAAGGCCATGACGATGATGCGGTCGGTGTTGATGCCCATGAGCTTGGCGGTGTCGGGGTCCTGCGAGGTGGCCTGCATGCCGCGGCCGGCGCGGGTCTTGGAGACGAAGAGGCCGAGGGCGAGCATGCAGACGGGTGCGGCGATCAGGACGAAGAGGTCGCCGCGCTGGACGTGGGCGCCGAGCAGGTCGAAGGCGCCGCCCTTGAACTGCGGGAAGGAGCGGTCGGCGGTCGCGTCCGGGTACCACTTCCAGATGGCCTGCTGGAGGGCGAGGGAGAGGCCGATCGCGGTGATCAGGGGGGCGAGGCGGGGTGCGTTGCGCAGCGGCCGGTAGGCGAAGCGTTCGGCGGCGAGGCTGACGGCGACGGAGCAGATCACGCCGCCGATGATCATGAGGGGGACGATGGCGAGGAGGTTGGAACCGGAGGGCATCCAGATGTACACGGTGAGTGCTCCGAAGCCTCCGATCATGAAGATTTCGCCGTGTGCGAAGTTGATGAGCTGGATGATTCCGTAGACCATCGTGTAACCGATCGCGATGAGTCCGTACATCGCGCCGAGGATGAGTCCGTTGGCCAGCTGTTGCGGCAGTTCGTGCACCGCAGGGCCTCCGTTGGAGTGGTTCGGATATGGCACCGCGCGGGAGCGCTGGTGGCGCTCCCGCGCGGTCTGGTTGCCTGGTGGCGACCGAAGTGGGGCGGTGTGGCGGTTACTTGGCGACGGCCTCGCTGAGCTTGGAGACCCACTTGCCGCCGTCGACCTGGTAGGCGGTCATCATGGTGTTGGTGGTGTCGCCGTACTCGTCGAAGGCGACCGGGCCGGTGACGCCTTCGAACTGGACCTTGGCCATGGCCTCGAGGACCTTCGCGCGGCTGTCGTCGGGGAGCTTGCCGTCGTTGGCGGCGGCCACGATCTTCACGGCCTCGATGATGGCCCAGGTGGCGTCGTAGGTGCTGCCGCCGTACGCCTCGTAGGCGTCCTTGTAGCCGGCCGTCTGGTAGTCCGCGATGAACTTCTTGGCGGATTCGAGCTCTTCGACGGGCTTGCCGACCGAGGTGGCGATGTCGCCCTGGGCCTTCTTGTTCAGGCTGATGAAGTCGGCGCTGTACATGCCGTCACCGCCCATGAGCGGAATGTTGACGCTGTCCTTGAGCTGCTGGCTCAGGGGGGCGCCGGCGGGGTACTCACCGCCGTAGTAGACGGCCTTGGCGCCGGAGCTCTTCACCTTGGTGACGACGGAGTTGAAGTCGCGGTCGTCGGGGTTGACGTGGTCGGCGCCGACGATCTTCCCGCCGAGGCCGGTGAACGTCGTCTTGAAGGAGGCGGCGAGGCCGGCGCCGTACGTCTTCTGGTCGTCGATCAGGTAGACGTCCTTGATCTTCGCGTTCTTGAACAGGTAGTTCGCGGCGAAGGCACCCTGGATGGCGTCGGTGGTGGCGGTGCGGAAGTACGTCTTGAACGGGCGCTTCTTGGCGCTGTCGCCGTCCTTCCAGTTGTCGCCCTGGGTCAGCTCGGTGCCGGTGTTGGCGGGAGAGACCTGGGTGAGGCTGGCGTCCTCGAACGGCTTCTGCATCGACTGGGCCACGCTGGAGTTCAGCGGGCCGACCACGCCGACGAGGTCCTTGTTGCCGATGAACTTCTGGGCGTTCTGGCCACCGACGGAGGGCTGGGCCTGGTCGTCGAGCGGCTGCAGCTCGAAGGTGATGCCCGGGACCGTCTTGTCCTTGTTCGCCGTCTTGACGGCGAGGTCGGCGGAGTTCTTGATGCCGAGGCCGAGGGCGGAGAGGTCGCCGGTCAGGGGGGCGTCGAGACCGATGACGACGGTCTGGGTCCCACCGCTCTCGCTGCCCTTGTCGTCGTCGCGCGACCCGCAGGCGGTGAGGGTGAGTGCTCCGGTGGTGAGCACTGCGGTGAGTATGAGCAAAGAACGGTGTCGCACGAAAGGTCCTTTCCCTGGCGCGGCCTCCTCCGTTGAGGTGCCTGTCGTTCGCCAAGCCGTACGTGATGGGTACAAGGGCGTGCCGCAGTCGCACCCGTCGGCGCGGTGACTGGCGGTGACTCTAGGCGCAGGTGGTGGGGTCGTGGACGGGTGAGGGCAAGGATGTGACTGTCTTGTTATGAGTTGAGGAAGGCTTGAGGTGGCAGGGAGGACATGTGTCGCTTTCGGGCCGCCGGATCTTTCTCGCATGGTGAGAACGCCCAGCTCTGCTAAGGGGCTTGAGGCGATCTTGGTCCTGACGGGTGGGCCGGGGTGCCGAAGGGCGCGGAGGCTCGGCACGGGGCGCGGAATGGCCACCGCGTTCATTGCGTGCCTGTTACGCAGTGTTACGCCGGACGGCCCGGTATGCGTGCGAGGTGCCCGGGGTGGCGCGAAGTCGCTCACGAACCCCCCTGGACATCACCGAAGTTGGCTGGATCACGCGGTCAACCCCGGTTACGTGTAGTGGGCATGAAACTGCCCGGCCGGTACGGTCCGCAGGCCCGGCCGGGCGGCTGGAGAAGTGGGGGAGGGGGCGGCGGCCGCTCGTCAGCCGGCGGCGGGCGCGTCGCGCAGGAGGCAGGTGAGGCGGGCGGTGCAGACCCGCTTGCCGTGCTCGTCGGTGATGACGATCTCGTAGGTCGCGGTGGAGCGCCCGCGGTGCACGGGGGTGGCGACGCCGGTCACGAGCCCGCTGCGGGCGCCGCGGTGATGGGTGCAGTTGAGGTCGACGCCGACCGCGATCTTCCCGGCGCCGCCGTGGAGCATCGAGCCGACCGAACCGAGGGTCTCGGCGAGCACGGCCGACGCCCCGCCGTGCAGGAGCCCGTAGGGCTGGGTGTTGCCCTCGACCGGCATGGTGGCGACGACGCGGTCCGCGGAGGCCTCCGTGATCCGCAGGCCCATCCGTTCGCCGAGGCGCCCGGCGGAGAAGAGGGCGGGCAGATCGATGCCGAGAGCGGCGTACTCGTCGATGACGTCCTGCGGGAACACGGGTGCGGTCTGCTCGCCCATGGGTCGGCTCCGTTCGTCCGGTGGTGACTTCGCTGTGCGGTCCGTTCTTACCAGAGACCACTGAGCGGGTGCTTAGGGAGTGTCCGGCCGATCGGGGCCGGGGCCCGGCGGTCCGCACGCTCGTGGCCCTCGGGACCACCCGCGGTCATCCGGTGCCCGGCGGCCGTTCACCGGGGTTGGGTAGGTTGGCCCGATGCGGGGATCGGGTGTCGTGGGATGTCGTCGGCTGGGCCTGGCCGGTTCGCTGGCGATCGGCGCGGGCGGCTGGGTGGCCGGGAGACTGCCGGCGCACGACCCGTGGGGCTGGTGGACGGAGCGGAGCCCGGCGGTGACGACGGCCGGCGCCGTCCTCGCCTACGCCGGCCTGGCGCTCCTCGTCGCCGCCTGGTGGGGGTACGGGCGCGCCGGCGCCCCGGTGCGCCACACGCTGGTGACGCTCGCCTGGTGGGCGGCGCCGCTGCTGCTGGCGCCGCCCCTGTACAGCGCGGACGTCTACAGCTACGTCGCCCAGGGGGCGATGGTCCTCGAAGGGCACGACGTGTACGGCGAGGGCCCCTCCGTCCTCGATCCGGCCGGCATCGCCGGAGACGCGGCGGCGAGCGTGGGCGCGCACTGGACCGACACCCCCGCCCCGTACGGCCCCTTCTTCCTGCTGCTGGCGCGGGGCGCGGTGGCGCTGACCGGTGGCACTCTGGTCCCGGCGGTGCTGGTGCTGCGCCTGGTCGCGGTGGCGGCGCTGCTGCTGATCGTGTGGGCGGTGCGGCGTCTCGCCCGGGAGTACGGGGCGGACGAGGGCGGCGCGTTGTGGCTCGCGGCGCTCAACCCCCTGCTGCTGATGCACGTGGTGGGCGGGATGCACAACGACGGCCTGATGGCGGGGCTCGCACTGGCGGGGACGGTGTGCGCGCTGCGGGGCCGCTGGGCACTCGCCGGGGTGCTGATCGGGCTGGCGACGATGGTCAAGTCCCCGGCCGCACTGGCCCTGTTGTTCGTCGGTGTGGCGGTGGGCAGAGCGGCGTCCGGTTCGCCCGCGCGGCGGATCGCCCTCGGGGCCTTCGGACCGGCGGCGGCCGCCGCCGCCACGGTGCTCGCGGTCTCGGCGGTGAGCGGAACCGGCTTCGGCTGGCTGCACACGCAGGGCGTCGCGGGTGCCATCCACACCTCGCTCTCCCTCTCCAGCGACCTGGGCGCCGGTCTCGGTCCGCTCGCCCGGTCGGTGGCCGGAGTGGACCCCGGCACGGTGCTCTCGGCCGTGCGGATGCTCGGACTCGGCGCGGCGGCCGTCCTGGTCGCACGGCTCGGGTGGCGCTCGGCCACCGGCCGGCTGGACCCCGTGCTGGCGCTGGGCCTGGCGCTGACGGCGCTGGTGGCGCTGTCGCCGATGGTGCAGCCCTGGTACGCCCTCTGGGGGGTGCCGTTCGTCGCCGTACGGGCGCGGTGGGGCTGGTCGGGGCGGCTGCTGGCGGTCCTCTCGGCGGCGCTGGTCTTCGAGACGCACCCCTCGGGTTCGACACCGGGATTCGGCTTCGCGGTGGGCGGGGCGGTCGCGGTCGCGGGGCTGGTACTGCTGTGGCGGGACGCCGTGGCGGACCCGGGCAGGGGCGGCGGGGGTCCCGGGGTGCCCAGGCCCCGCCACCCCGGGACGGTGCGCGACGGGGTGCGGGCCGGGGCGCCTCCGGGCTGACCCGGCGGACGGGCCCGGACGGGGGCGCGCCGCCGTCCCGGGGGCCCCGGTGCGACGTCTCCGGTGCGTCGGCCCCGGGGCGGCTTCCGCGACGCGGCCCGCTCCGGTCGGCCCGTCCGCCCGGCACGTGCCGGCCCGGCACCCGCCCGCCGGAGGGGGTCAGCCGGCGCTCTCGAAGCGCACCACGACCGACTTGCTGGCGGGGGTGTTGCTGGTGTCGGCGGTCGAGTCGAGCGGCACGAGGACATTCGTCTCGGGGTAGTAGGCGGCGGCGCACCCCCGGGCGGTGGGGTAGTGGACGACGCGGAAGCCGGGCGCGCGGCGCTCGGTGCCGTCCTTCCACTCGCTGACGAGGTCGGTGTGGGCGCCGTCGGCGAGGCCGAGTTCGCGGGCGTCCTCGGGGTGGACGAGGACGACACGCCGGCCGTTCGTGATACCGCGGTAGCGGTCGTCGAGCCCGTAGATCGTGGTGTTGTACTGGTCGTGGGAGCGCAGGGTCTGCAGGAGCAGCCTGCCGGCGGGGAGTTCGGGGTACTCGACGGGCGCCGCGGTGAAATTGGCCTTGCCGGTGGCCGTGGGGAAGCGGCGGGCGTCGCGCGGCCCGTGGGGGAGGGTGAAGCCGCCCGGGCGGGCGACGCGGGCGTTGAAGTCCTCGAAGCCCGGCACGACACGGGAGATGCGGTCGCGGATGGTGCCGTAGTCCCTCTCGAACTCCTCCCAGGGCGTGGCCGAACCGGGTCCGAGGACGGCGCGCGCCATGCGGGCCACGATGGCGGGTTCGGAGAGCAGGTGCGGGCTCGCGGGGGCGAGGTTGCCGCGGGAGGCGTGCACCATGCTCATGGAGTCCTCGACGGTGACGAACTGCTTGCCGCCGGCCTGGACGTCCTTGTCGGTGCGCCCGAGGGTCGGCAGGATGAGGGCGCGGCTGCCGGTGACGGCGTGCGAGCGGTTGAGCTTGGTCGACACGTGGACGGTGAGGCGGGCCCGGCGCATCGCCGCCTCGGTGACCGCGGTGTCGGGGGTGGCGGCGACGAAGTTGCCGCCCATCGCGAAGAAGACCTTGGCGTCGCCGTCGCGCAGGGCGCGGATGGCGCGCACCACGTCGTACCCGTGGTGGCGCGGTGAGGTGATGCCGAACTCCTTGTCGAGGGCGTCGAGGAAGGCGGGTGCGGGGCGCTCGTAGATGCCCATGGTGCGGTCGCCCTGGACGTTGGAGTGGCCGCGCACGGGGCAGACGCCGGCGCCGGGGCGGCCGATGTTCCCGCGCAGCAGGAGGAAGTTGACGACTTCGCGGATGGTGGGCACGGAGTGCTTGTGCTGGGTGAGACCCATCGCCCAGCAGACGATGGTGCGCTCGGAGGCGAGGACCAGAGCGAGGGCCTTCTCGATGTCGGCGCGTTCCAGCCCGGTGGCGGTGAGGGTGTCGTCCCAGTCGGCCTCCTGCGCGGCGCGCGCGAACTCCTCGTACCCGTGGGTGTGTTCGTCGACGAAAGCGGTGTCCACGGCGCCCTCGGTCTGCAGGATCAGCTTGTTGAGCAGACGGAAGAGAGCCTGGTCGCCGCCGAGGCGTATCTGGAGGAAGAGGTCGGTCAGCGCGGTGCCCCGGATCATGCCCCGGGGGGTCTGCGGGTTCTTGAAGCGCTCCAGACCGGCCTCGGGGAGTGGATTGACCGAGATGATCTTCGCCCCGGCGTGCTTGGCCTTCTCCAGCGCGGAGAGCATGCGCGGGTGGTTGGTGCCGGGGTTCTGGCCCGCGACGATGATCAGATCGGCCTGGTGCAGGTCTTCCAGGGAGACGCTGCCCTTGCCGATGCCGATGGTCTCCATGAGCGCGGAGCCGGACGACTCGTGGCACATGTTGGAGCAGTCCGGAAGGTTGTTCGTGCCGTACTCGCGGGCGAAGAGCTGGAGGAGGAACGCGGCCTCGTTGCTGGTGCGGCCGGAGGTGTAGAAGAGCGCCTCGTCGGGGGAGCCGAGCCCACGGAGTTCTTCAGCAATGATGGCGAAAGCGTCGTCCCACCCGATCGCCTCGTAGGTGTCCGCGCCCTCGGGGAGGTACACCGGCTGCGTGATCCGGCCCTGCTGGCCGAGCCAGTAACCGCTGCGGCCGGCCAGGTCGGAGACCGGGTGGGCGGCGAAGAACTCCGGGGTGACGCGGCGCAGCGTCGCCTCCTCGGCGACGGCCTTGGCCCCGTTCTCGCAGAACTCCGCGGTGTGCCGCCGGTCGCCCTCCGGCCAGGCGCACCCCGGGCAGTCGAAACCGTTCTTCTGGTTGACCTTGAGGAGCGTCCGCGCGGTGCGCCCCACCCCCATCTGCTGCTGGGCCATGA
This window encodes:
- a CDS encoding FdhF/YdeP family oxidoreductase; the encoded protein is MATKPPTGDPVQDAPKVRQAQHAAAGLPAVAHSLLMAQQQMGVGRTARTLLKVNQKNGFDCPGCAWPEGDRRHTAEFCENGAKAVAEEATLRRVTPEFFAAHPVSDLAGRSGYWLGQQGRITQPVYLPEGADTYEAIGWDDAFAIIAEELRGLGSPDEALFYTSGRTSNEAAFLLQLFAREYGTNNLPDCSNMCHESSGSALMETIGIGKGSVSLEDLHQADLIIVAGQNPGTNHPRMLSALEKAKHAGAKIISVNPLPEAGLERFKNPQTPRGMIRGTALTDLFLQIRLGGDQALFRLLNKLILQTEGAVDTAFVDEHTHGYEEFARAAQEADWDDTLTATGLERADIEKALALVLASERTIVCWAMGLTQHKHSVPTIREVVNFLLLRGNIGRPGAGVCPVRGHSNVQGDRTMGIYERPAPAFLDALDKEFGITSPRHHGYDVVRAIRALRDGDAKVFFAMGGNFVAATPDTAVTEAAMRRARLTVHVSTKLNRSHAVTGSRALILPTLGRTDKDVQAGGKQFVTVEDSMSMVHASRGNLAPASPHLLSEPAIVARMARAVLGPGSATPWEEFERDYGTIRDRISRVVPGFEDFNARVARPGGFTLPHGPRDARRFPTATGKANFTAAPVEYPELPAGRLLLQTLRSHDQYNTTIYGLDDRYRGITNGRRVVLVHPEDARELGLADGAHTDLVSEWKDGTERRAPGFRVVHYPTARGCAAAYYPETNVLVPLDSTADTSNTPASKSVVVRFESAG